From the Desulfovibrio sp. TomC genome, one window contains:
- the folK gene encoding 2-amino-4-hydroxy-6-hydroxymethyldihydropteridine diphosphokinase: MGLGSNLGDRLAILQTARERLAALPGAVITAASPIYETEPWGDAAQPRYLNQVVALALGPSWSPRQLLEALLAIEHSLGRVRDPKRPFGPRTLDLDILLFGEMRLDEPDLIIPHPRLRQRAFVLVPLADIGKDLPIPDGQGGNVTQALANRPSKDAGKIVRQSE, from the coding sequence ATCGGCCTCGGCTCCAATCTGGGAGACCGGCTGGCTATTCTGCAAACGGCCCGGGAGCGTCTTGCCGCGCTCCCGGGGGCCGTCATCACGGCCGCCAGCCCCATATATGAGACCGAACCCTGGGGGGATGCCGCCCAGCCGCGCTATCTCAACCAGGTTGTGGCCCTGGCCCTTGGCCCGTCCTGGTCGCCCAGGCAACTCCTGGAAGCGCTCTTGGCCATTGAACACAGTCTTGGCCGGGTGCGCGACCCGAAGCGTCCGTTTGGCCCTCGCACGCTTGATCTCGACATCCTGCTTTTCGGCGAGATGCGCCTTGACGAGCCGGACCTGATCATTCCCCATCCCCGGCTGCGCCAGCGCGCGTTCGTGCTGGTCCCTCTGGCCGACATCGGGAAGGATCTGCCTATTCCGGACGGGCAGGGAGGAAACGTGACTCAGGCGCTGGCGAATAGACCTTCCAAAGATGCCGGGAAAATTGTAAGACAATCCGAGTGA
- a CDS encoding transcriptional regulator: MYRWLILIVAGFILYKLFIGDRGRKKDQEAETKKRMAATGEMVKDPICGTYVPADANIRARDGNNVYAFCSYECRDTFVKRLEASRTQSMEQGTATEQVKDGRAE; the protein is encoded by the coding sequence ATGTACCGTTGGCTCATACTGATCGTGGCCGGATTTATCCTGTATAAGCTGTTTATTGGCGACCGTGGCCGGAAAAAAGACCAGGAAGCGGAAACCAAAAAGCGTATGGCTGCCACAGGCGAGATGGTCAAAGACCCGATCTGTGGCACCTATGTTCCGGCCGACGCCAATATCCGAGCCCGCGACGGCAACAACGTCTATGCCTTTTGCAGCTATGAATGCCGCGACACCTTCGTCAAGCGCCTGGAAGCCAGCCGCACCCAGTCCATGGAGCAGGGCACGGCGACCGAACAGGTCAAGGACGGCCGCGCCGAGTAA
- a CDS encoding glycosyltransferase family 39 protein, which translates to MAKQHILPASGEASSASAIWAWRLTLGGILVVAASLRLYHLGAPSQWWDEILVPLTAAFPVAYILDFSRHCEMHPPLYHLCIKLVEGVGVSDVALRLPSVVFGLATVYAAWRLFGRLYDRSVGLLAAGFLAGSAMQVWHVRQVRPYAILVFLFTLSLFYFLRFLRERRNADLVAVLALNVPLFLLHYFTFQIVLAEGLVLALYWRPHGQGVSLRQLVVFGLGTAAVALPVLFLFFLPSQTTLSIFGFKAGWGEIGQLIVAYSAHVLWSHDDWAMRLGVGTLLVAGGTVMWKKTPRELCACLLLAAIPAFVLFCMRKTAYFSPRHFLYMTVLAAVLIGHVGRLLPRPGWAMPLALALALGQGGDLYFGHRAAYYDETSYHHPVFNTDFKPMAKELAQRLRPGDRIVGADQGTINAVSWYLDQYVATNPFRSQSLDAASGDYQVTFFAPDKNWGHLGQTEEAFREAVGPIESVEPVLNGALYHVPIRREAPPSIHSVPYHVRRRAAFPAFYQQVETVTDMTVNPYWGGEAIATRNNQPARLSYRLDNAAGPGPQQLQFVFEYKNQGQGSTMAFAARFDDEPPVPLLTSRGPDPAEAKTVSLVREAPYKTLTLTLETICADLTARYPGGNLETAAFRGFDLEIVPAGRFDASPVVANQQEINLGKIEHNEANIWRWGLGPSSTLTFTLAQAMPLWLEFDFDNTLPGQNVVVAANGEIISSLNDLDAGSQHSLRLPVAGRAGPNDVIIAYTHWNHGTVTFAPTDIRPMSLFIRKLRLVPKQ; encoded by the coding sequence ATGGCCAAACAGCATATTCTGCCCGCGTCAGGCGAGGCTTCTTCTGCCAGCGCCATCTGGGCGTGGCGGCTGACCCTTGGCGGCATTCTGGTCGTGGCCGCGAGCCTTCGACTGTACCATCTGGGGGCACCATCCCAGTGGTGGGACGAAATCCTCGTCCCGCTGACAGCCGCCTTCCCGGTTGCCTATATTCTCGATTTCTCGCGCCACTGCGAGATGCACCCGCCCCTGTACCACCTGTGTATCAAGCTCGTGGAAGGGGTGGGGGTGTCGGATGTTGCTTTGCGCCTGCCCTCGGTCGTTTTTGGACTGGCCACGGTCTATGCGGCCTGGCGGCTCTTTGGCCGGCTCTATGACCGGTCCGTAGGCCTTCTTGCCGCCGGTTTTCTGGCCGGCAGCGCCATGCAGGTCTGGCATGTGCGCCAGGTTCGGCCCTATGCCATCCTGGTCTTTCTCTTCACCCTCTCCCTGTTCTATTTTCTGCGCTTCCTTCGGGAACGCAGAAACGCCGACTTGGTGGCCGTTTTGGCCCTAAACGTGCCGCTTTTTCTCCTGCATTATTTCACGTTCCAGATTGTGCTGGCCGAAGGCCTCGTCCTGGCCTTGTACTGGCGTCCCCACGGTCAGGGAGTCAGTCTGCGCCAATTGGTCGTTTTCGGTCTGGGGACGGCGGCCGTGGCTCTGCCTGTGCTGTTCTTGTTCTTTCTGCCGAGCCAGACAACGCTGTCGATTTTCGGTTTCAAGGCGGGATGGGGCGAAATCGGACAGCTGATCGTTGCCTACAGCGCCCATGTGCTCTGGAGCCACGACGATTGGGCCATGCGCCTAGGGGTCGGGACGCTCTTGGTGGCCGGCGGGACCGTCATGTGGAAAAAGACCCCCCGTGAACTGTGCGCCTGCCTGCTTCTGGCCGCCATACCGGCCTTTGTTCTTTTTTGCATGCGCAAGACCGCCTATTTCTCGCCGCGCCATTTTCTGTATATGACGGTACTGGCGGCCGTACTCATCGGCCATGTCGGACGCTTGCTACCGCGTCCGGGCTGGGCCATGCCGCTGGCCCTGGCCCTGGCTCTGGGACAGGGCGGCGACTTGTATTTCGGACACAGGGCCGCCTACTACGACGAGACGAGCTACCATCATCCGGTCTTTAACACCGACTTCAAGCCGATGGCCAAGGAACTGGCCCAACGGCTGCGTCCCGGAGACAGGATCGTTGGCGCCGACCAGGGAACGATCAATGCCGTGTCCTGGTATCTCGACCAGTATGTGGCGACCAACCCCTTTCGCAGCCAATCCCTGGATGCCGCCAGCGGCGACTATCAGGTGACCTTTTTTGCCCCGGACAAGAACTGGGGCCACCTGGGCCAGACCGAAGAAGCATTTCGGGAGGCCGTTGGCCCCATCGAGTCTGTCGAACCAGTATTGAACGGCGCCCTGTACCATGTGCCCATCCGACGTGAAGCGCCGCCAAGCATTCATTCCGTGCCCTACCATGTCCGCCGGCGCGCGGCTTTTCCGGCTTTCTACCAGCAGGTGGAGACCGTTACGGACATGACGGTGAATCCCTACTGGGGCGGGGAGGCCATCGCCACCCGCAACAACCAGCCGGCCCGGCTGTCCTACCGACTGGACAATGCGGCCGGCCCCGGACCGCAGCAACTCCAATTCGTTTTCGAATACAAAAACCAGGGGCAGGGCAGCACCATGGCCTTTGCCGCTCGCTTTGACGATGAGCCGCCCGTGCCGCTTTTGACCTCAAGGGGGCCTGACCCAGCTGAGGCGAAAACAGTCTCCCTTGTGCGCGAAGCCCCGTATAAGACCCTGACCCTGACCCTGGAAACCATCTGCGCCGACCTGACAGCCCGCTATCCCGGCGGCAATCTGGAAACGGCCGCATTTCGGGGGTTCGACCTGGAGATTGTGCCGGCAGGGCGCTTTGACGCCTCGCCGGTGGTTGCCAACCAGCAGGAAATAAATCTCGGCAAGATTGAACATAATGAGGCCAATATTTGGCGCTGGGGCCTTGGCCCGAGCAGTACCCTGACCTTTACTCTGGCCCAGGCCATGCCCCTGTGGTTGGAATTCGATTTTGACAATACGCTCCCCGGACAAAATGTTGTGGTTGCGGCCAATGGGGAAATCATCTCTTCGCTCAACGACCTCGATGCCGGCAGCCAACACAGCCTTCGGCTGCCCGTCGCCGGACGGGCAGGCCCAAACGACGTTATTATTGCCTACACCCACTGGAACCACGGCACAGTCACCTTTGCCCCGACGGACATTCGGCCCATGAGTCTGTTTATCCGCAAATTGCGTCTGGTCCCTAAACAATAG
- a CDS encoding glycosyltransferase family 39 protein: protein MALLTLIAAVVRLYQLETPSMWWDEILVPLNAVTPIGDILARAATDDFHPPAFYLLLKLVLGIGDSDFALRLPATLAGIASVPLLYALAAPRVGRTTALFAAAVLAIDGSMIQYARQVRPYALVIFFSLLSAYFLLRWCERPKAGTVAGLTAATWGYVPLHYLGILILAVQGLFAVICFLLRRRGRPWGQLAVYTLGSAVAVATTWAFFHASPNTLTKGSVASTALLGLDRLAWAFFGDGSSLVARAGILILTGLGTVLLARRDRRLAILALATVAGPVILLALARYNSYFNAWHLSFAVPYLCLMAGACLDALVRPRRLAPVAAVVLGIAATGAILGFGRARYYEQQSHSANYKQQARELPAILRPGALVAYTELSDLDAIDWYASRYNVPDPLRHRTVTIGQQVAVDFVSYGSFGHLAQNAPEFLAHFDMLQEITPLAGGTVYHAAMNHARPRLGPQLPWRDTLAMTPWDIARQCDAIAGANLVSMFGGSLVPETGDGPGSLRYVIESPTSVPSPLFVRLTVPYSNPVAGNVLRMTYAFDGEPPLVAFESQGNEPEAVRTVILRPDKPFSRLECQFTLEPHVFWPSMTGNSGAFVRLKAISMYANAIAAEILGSSSLDVHEEGVGPVEQGEAGQWRWALGEATTLRFTLPQAGVVTADLAINNPIPGQTVELLFNGRPLEEIRELPADKWLSPSVARHLRLEGQPGDNTLTVRFAAWNGKEAAPGATFAPGDGRLLAGAFTKLRLDLESNATRLVY from the coding sequence TTGGCCCTTCTGACCCTGATTGCCGCAGTGGTGCGCCTGTATCAGCTGGAAACGCCGTCCATGTGGTGGGACGAGATCCTGGTGCCGCTCAATGCGGTCACTCCGATTGGCGACATCCTGGCCCGGGCCGCAACGGACGACTTTCATCCCCCGGCGTTTTACCTGCTGCTCAAGCTCGTGTTGGGGATAGGGGATTCGGATTTTGCCTTGCGTCTGCCGGCAACGCTGGCCGGCATCGCGTCTGTCCCCCTCCTGTATGCCCTGGCCGCTCCCCGGGTCGGGCGGACGACAGCCCTTTTTGCCGCCGCCGTCCTGGCCATCGACGGTTCGATGATCCAGTATGCGCGCCAGGTCAGGCCCTATGCCCTGGTCATTTTTTTCTCCCTCCTGTCCGCCTATTTCCTGCTGCGCTGGTGTGAACGGCCCAAGGCAGGCACAGTGGCCGGGCTGACCGCCGCCACCTGGGGATACGTTCCCCTGCATTATTTGGGCATTTTGATTCTGGCCGTGCAGGGGCTTTTTGCCGTCATCTGTTTTTTGTTGCGGCGGCGAGGGCGTCCCTGGGGCCAGTTGGCGGTCTACACCCTGGGCAGCGCCGTGGCCGTGGCCACAACTTGGGCCTTTTTTCATGCAAGTCCCAACACCCTGACCAAAGGAAGCGTGGCCTCGACGGCGTTGTTGGGCCTGGACAGGTTGGCTTGGGCCTTTTTCGGCGATGGGTCGAGTCTTGTGGCCCGGGCAGGCATCCTGATTCTGACCGGGCTCGGGACCGTGCTTTTAGCCAGACGGGATCGCCGGTTGGCCATTCTGGCCCTGGCCACGGTGGCCGGGCCGGTGATCCTGCTCGCCCTGGCCCGTTACAACTCCTATTTCAATGCTTGGCATCTCAGCTTTGCCGTACCGTATCTGTGTCTCATGGCCGGGGCCTGTCTGGACGCCTTGGTCCGGCCGCGTCGTCTCGCCCCGGTTGCGGCGGTGGTGCTGGGCATCGCGGCAACCGGGGCTATTTTGGGTTTTGGCCGGGCACGGTACTATGAGCAGCAAAGCCACAGCGCCAACTACAAACAGCAGGCCCGGGAGCTGCCGGCCATTTTGCGGCCCGGCGCGCTTGTTGCCTACACCGAACTCTCGGATCTTGACGCCATCGACTGGTACGCCTCGCGCTACAACGTCCCCGACCCTCTGCGCCATCGGACCGTGACCATCGGCCAGCAGGTCGCTGTGGATTTCGTATCATACGGCAGTTTTGGCCACTTGGCCCAGAATGCCCCGGAATTCCTGGCGCATTTTGATATGCTCCAGGAAATCACGCCCCTGGCCGGGGGGACCGTCTACCATGCCGCCATGAACCATGCCCGGCCGCGTCTTGGCCCGCAGTTGCCCTGGCGCGACACCCTGGCGATGACGCCTTGGGATATTGCCCGGCAATGCGATGCTATCGCCGGGGCCAATCTCGTGAGTATGTTCGGGGGGAGTCTTGTCCCCGAAACAGGCGATGGGCCGGGAAGCCTGCGCTACGTGATCGAGAGTCCCACATCCGTCCCCAGCCCGTTGTTTGTCCGCCTGACCGTTCCCTATTCCAATCCTGTGGCCGGCAATGTGCTGCGCATGACCTATGCCTTTGACGGCGAGCCGCCCCTGGTCGCTTTCGAGAGCCAGGGCAACGAGCCCGAAGCCGTGCGAACCGTCATTTTGCGCCCGGACAAGCCGTTTTCCCGTCTGGAATGCCAGTTCACCCTCGAACCCCACGTGTTCTGGCCGAGCATGACCGGCAACTCGGGCGCTTTTGTTCGACTCAAGGCGATATCGATGTATGCCAACGCCATTGCGGCCGAAATCCTGGGTTCCTCCAGCCTGGACGTGCATGAAGAAGGGGTTGGTCCAGTGGAACAGGGGGAAGCGGGGCAGTGGCGTTGGGCCTTGGGAGAGGCAACCACCCTTCGGTTCACACTGCCTCAAGCCGGCGTCGTGACCGCAGATCTCGCCATCAACAATCCCATCCCAGGCCAGACGGTGGAGCTTCTGTTTAACGGCCGTCCGTTGGAGGAAATCCGGGAACTGCCGGCTGACAAGTGGTTGTCGCCGAGTGTCGCCCGGCATCTGCGCCTGGAGGGCCAGCCTGGGGACAATACGTTGACTGTCCGGTTTGCGGCTTGGAACGGCAAGGAGGCTGCGCCTGGGGCAACCTTTGCTCCGGGCGACGGCCGTCTCCTGGCCGGGGCGTTTACCAAGCTCAGGCTTGACCTGGAAAGCAACGCGACGCGGTTGGTCTATTGA
- the ade gene encoding adenine deaminase, which translates to MSASEPLDSLKHRLAAARGDVPADLVIKNARVVNVLSGEIHEADVAVADGVFVGFSGTEARQTIDAAGRYLCPGFIDGHIHIESTLLSPPVFARAVAPHGTCAVVSDPHEIANVLGLPGIEYMLACSQDLPVTCYFMMPSCVPATDMATSGARLGAMDVAAMLARHPDRILGLAEVMNFPGVVAGDEGMLRKLIAARGRVIDGHAPGLTGRALDAYVTAGPESDHECTEFDEARAKLRRGLHIMIRQGSTEKNLESLIGLVTPDNAGQFSLVSDDRDPTDLSREGHLNALVRQAVACGLPPVRAVAMASINPARYFGLRRRGAVAPGYRADAVLVEDLTSFAVSEVVLAGRRLGDWEFADRSCLTPPRAMRVGGELSEVRLAVPAVSDKMRVIGIVPGQIVTEPLILEPSVRDGLAVADPARDLAKLAVIERHKGTGNLGLGFVRGLGLKAGAIAGTVAHDAHNIIVAGVNDADMALAARTLMVSGGGFAVVRDGQVLAQVRLAVAGLMSDAPLEVVLSGLEALGAAYRELAGLAAGAEAHPFMSMSFLSLEVIPSLKLTDKGLVDVTAFAPVPLFL; encoded by the coding sequence ATGTCCGCTTCCGAGCCTCTCGACAGTCTCAAACATCGTCTGGCTGCGGCCCGGGGCGATGTCCCGGCCGATCTGGTCATCAAGAATGCCCGGGTGGTCAATGTGCTTTCCGGCGAGATACACGAAGCCGACGTGGCCGTGGCCGACGGCGTCTTTGTCGGATTTTCCGGCACAGAGGCCAGGCAAACCATTGACGCCGCCGGCCGCTACCTGTGCCCGGGATTCATTGACGGCCACATCCATATCGAATCGACCTTGCTTTCGCCTCCGGTCTTTGCCCGGGCTGTGGCCCCGCACGGCACCTGCGCCGTGGTGAGCGATCCCCACGAAATCGCCAACGTCCTCGGACTGCCCGGCATCGAATACATGCTGGCCTGCAGCCAGGATCTGCCGGTCACCTGCTATTTCATGATGCCGTCGTGTGTGCCGGCCACCGACATGGCCACCTCCGGGGCGCGCCTGGGGGCCATGGACGTGGCGGCCATGCTGGCCCGGCATCCCGACCGTATACTGGGGTTGGCTGAGGTTATGAATTTTCCCGGAGTCGTGGCAGGGGACGAGGGGATGCTGCGGAAGCTTATTGCAGCGCGTGGACGGGTCATTGACGGCCATGCGCCGGGCCTGACCGGCCGGGCGCTCGACGCCTACGTTACAGCCGGCCCGGAGTCGGATCATGAATGCACGGAATTTGACGAGGCCCGGGCAAAATTGCGCCGGGGTCTGCACATCATGATCCGTCAGGGCAGCACCGAAAAAAATCTGGAATCCCTGATCGGTCTGGTGACGCCGGACAATGCCGGCCAGTTTTCCCTGGTCAGCGACGACCGGGACCCAACGGATCTGAGTCGGGAAGGGCACTTAAACGCCCTGGTGCGCCAAGCTGTGGCCTGCGGCCTGCCGCCGGTTCGGGCCGTGGCCATGGCCTCCATCAATCCAGCCCGCTATTTTGGCCTTCGCCGCCGGGGAGCCGTGGCCCCGGGCTATCGGGCCGACGCCGTGCTGGTGGAGGATCTGACGTCTTTTGCCGTCAGCGAGGTCGTTCTGGCCGGACGCAGGCTCGGGGACTGGGAATTTGCCGACCGCTCCTGTCTGACTCCGCCCCGGGCCATGCGGGTGGGCGGCGAGCTGTCCGAAGTGCGTCTGGCCGTGCCGGCCGTTTCCGACAAAATGCGGGTCATCGGCATTGTGCCGGGCCAGATCGTGACCGAACCCCTTATTCTGGAGCCGAGCGTGCGCGACGGGCTGGCCGTAGCCGATCCGGCCCGGGATTTGGCCAAATTGGCCGTTATCGAACGCCACAAGGGCACCGGCAACCTGGGACTGGGTTTCGTGCGCGGCCTGGGCCTTAAGGCCGGGGCCATTGCCGGCACCGTGGCCCACGATGCCCACAATATCATCGTGGCCGGCGTCAACGACGCGGACATGGCTCTGGCCGCCCGGACGCTCATGGTGTCCGGCGGCGGCTTTGCCGTGGTGCGTGATGGCCAGGTGTTGGCGCAGGTGCGTCTGGCCGTGGCCGGCCTGATGAGCGATGCGCCCCTGGAAGTCGTACTGTCGGGTCTTGAAGCCCTTGGCGCAGCCTACCGCGAACTGGCCGGCCTTGCAGCGGGCGCTGAAGCCCATCCGTTCATGTCCATGTCGTTTTTGTCTCTGGAGGTCATCCCAAGCCTCAAGCTGACAGACAAGGGGCTGGTGGACGTGACAGCCTTTGCGCCGGTACCGTTGTTTTTATAG
- the tgt gene encoding tRNA guanosine(34) transglycosylase Tgt — MNAPGTFTLGPADGRARTGRLTTAHGDVETPIFMPVGTQGTVKSLCPTDLADLKAQIILGNTYHLYLRPGDELVAKLGGLHKFMAWDGPILTDSGGFQVFSLSGLRQIAEEGVTFASHIDGSRHLFSPEKVISIQRNLGSDIMMVLDECVPYGADRAYTEKSLGLTTRWARRCREAHPAGDRGQLLFGIVQGGFFKDLRAKSAEEIIGVGFDGYALGGLSVGESRTEMYDILDDAAPLLPADRPRYLMGVGAPRDLLAGMAAGIDMFDCVLPTRNARNGTLFTSLGRINIKRAEYREDDSPLDPACPCYACRTFSKAYLRHLYIAKELLSYRLNTLHNLTFFSVMMERARQAIREGRFAAFRAEMETLYPEMDEEKV; from the coding sequence ATGAATGCACCAGGAACATTTACCCTCGGTCCCGCTGACGGCCGCGCCCGCACCGGACGCCTGACCACTGCCCACGGCGACGTCGAAACCCCGATATTCATGCCCGTTGGCACCCAGGGTACGGTCAAAAGCCTGTGCCCGACCGATCTGGCCGATTTAAAGGCCCAGATCATTTTGGGCAATACCTACCACCTCTACCTGCGCCCCGGCGACGAGCTGGTGGCCAAGCTTGGCGGCCTGCACAAATTCATGGCCTGGGACGGCCCCATCCTCACCGATTCCGGCGGGTTCCAGGTGTTCAGCCTGTCGGGGCTACGTCAGATCGCCGAGGAAGGCGTCACCTTCGCCTCCCACATCGACGGCTCGCGCCACCTGTTTTCACCGGAAAAAGTCATCTCCATCCAGCGAAACCTCGGCTCTGACATCATGATGGTCCTGGACGAATGCGTGCCCTACGGCGCGGACCGGGCCTATACCGAAAAATCCCTGGGCCTCACCACACGCTGGGCCAGGCGCTGCCGGGAGGCCCACCCGGCCGGGGACCGGGGCCAACTGCTCTTTGGCATTGTCCAAGGCGGTTTTTTCAAGGATTTGCGCGCCAAAAGTGCTGAAGAAATCATCGGCGTCGGTTTTGACGGTTACGCCCTGGGCGGCCTGTCTGTGGGCGAAAGCCGCACTGAGATGTATGATATTTTGGACGACGCAGCCCCCCTGCTCCCGGCCGATCGGCCCCGCTACCTCATGGGCGTTGGCGCGCCGCGCGACCTGCTTGCCGGCATGGCCGCCGGCATCGACATGTTCGACTGCGTGTTGCCTACCCGAAACGCGCGAAACGGCACGCTTTTTACGAGCTTAGGCCGGATCAACATCAAGCGGGCCGAGTACCGTGAGGACGACTCGCCCCTGGACCCCGCCTGCCCCTGCTACGCCTGCCGGACCTTTTCCAAGGCCTATCTGCGCCACCTCTACATCGCCAAGGAACTCTTGTCCTATCGGCTCAATACGCTACACAACCTGACCTTTTTCTCGGTCATGATGGAGCGCGCCAGACAGGCCATCCGCGAGGGCCGATTCGCTGCCTTCCGGGCCGAGATGGAAACTCTCTACCCTGAGATGGACGAGGAGAAGGTCTAA
- a CDS encoding diguanylate cyclase domain-containing protein, with the protein MNTIPKFSIRTMVLGFLVALFAIAFSLYISVVYDKEQARAVDEARVKAESLFDLNTAIFTHFRDKIRPKNMQIMHDISAEAFDPAIMSSFFTVREINKLYNALNSEQYHYRICTINSRVLDDEADAYEAEIITFFNANRTENERNGVRIIDGKAYYTILRPFRPVGTSCLACHSTPESAPADLVAQYGRQLGFNWPEGQIISAASVRVPLTEAYAVADHVAKASSYFFLVFLCLLLSLTGMLLNVLILQPLKRAKIVAKRIADDPTQNMGERVPSPKGRELAEFAQAFNSMADTLAKERALLDARVAERTRELAEANGKLQRLSERDGLTGLYNRRKFDLAYATAWDNALKQRQPLSIILLDVDDFKNYNDQYGHQAGDDCLRQVAEVLETTVRGPDALAARYGGEEFVVILPGLTGQAARTLAQEICRVVAGKGVCHAKTGAPSIVTISAGVAGQIPEAGETAEHMLEKADAVLYVAKASGKNCCILAD; encoded by the coding sequence ATGAATACAATTCCAAAATTCTCAATCAGGACGATGGTTCTAGGTTTTCTTGTTGCTCTATTTGCTATTGCGTTCTCTCTCTATATTTCTGTCGTATATGACAAAGAGCAAGCGCGCGCCGTCGATGAAGCCCGGGTCAAGGCCGAAAGCCTTTTCGATCTCAATACGGCTATATTTACCCATTTTAGGGACAAGATCAGGCCAAAAAACATGCAAATTATGCATGACATATCCGCTGAAGCCTTCGATCCGGCCATAATGTCTTCGTTTTTTACTGTTCGTGAAATCAACAAACTATACAACGCCCTCAATTCAGAACAGTATCATTATCGAATATGCACTATCAACTCAAGAGTATTAGACGATGAGGCTGATGCATATGAGGCCGAAATCATCACATTCTTTAACGCGAATCGAACAGAAAATGAGCGTAACGGCGTCAGAATTATAGACGGCAAGGCCTATTACACGATTTTGCGTCCTTTCAGGCCAGTAGGAACAAGTTGTCTCGCTTGCCATTCCACTCCGGAATCGGCTCCAGCCGATCTCGTTGCGCAATATGGCCGTCAGCTTGGGTTTAATTGGCCGGAAGGGCAGATCATTTCCGCAGCCTCGGTCCGCGTGCCCCTGACCGAAGCCTATGCCGTGGCCGATCATGTGGCCAAGGCCTCTTCATACTTTTTTCTTGTTTTTCTCTGCCTACTCCTGAGCCTGACCGGGATGCTGCTCAATGTCCTTATCCTCCAGCCCCTCAAACGGGCCAAGATTGTCGCCAAGCGCATCGCCGACGACCCGACCCAGAATATGGGCGAACGGGTGCCGTCGCCCAAGGGACGCGAATTGGCGGAATTCGCCCAGGCATTCAACTCCATGGCCGACACTCTGGCCAAGGAACGGGCCTTGCTTGACGCCCGGGTCGCCGAACGTACCCGTGAACTGGCCGAGGCCAACGGGAAATTGCAACGGCTCAGTGAACGCGACGGCCTGACCGGGCTGTACAATCGCCGCAAATTCGATCTGGCCTACGCCACAGCCTGGGACAACGCTCTGAAGCAGCGTCAGCCCCTGTCCATCATCCTTTTGGATGTGGATGATTTTAAGAATTACAATGACCAATATGGGCATCAGGCAGGCGACGACTGCCTGCGTCAAGTGGCTGAAGTGCTCGAAACCACCGTGCGAGGCCCGGATGCTTTGGCCGCCCGGTACGGCGGCGAGGAGTTTGTCGTCATCCTGCCGGGCTTAACAGGACAGGCCGCTCGGACACTGGCTCAGGAGATCTGCCGAGTCGTTGCGGGAAAGGGTGTGTGCCATGCCAAAACCGGCGCACCCTCGATCGTGACCATCAGCGCCGGCGTGGCCGGGCAGATACCCGAGGCAGGGGAGACGGCAGAGCACATGCTCGAAAAAGCGGATGCGGTTTTGTATGTAGCCAAGGCATCGGGGAAAAATTGTTGTATTCTGGCCGATTAA